From Streptomyces zhihengii, the proteins below share one genomic window:
- a CDS encoding LytR/AlgR family response regulator transcription factor, whose translation MLRVLAVDDERPALEELLYLLRADSRIRSAEGATDATEALRRIGRAIDADPDGDDGIDVVFLDIHMPGLTGLDVARLLAGFARPPQIVFVTAHEGFAVQAFDLKAVDYVLKPVRRERLAEAVRRVRELVLAQHAGGPPDREPGRAAPGPAEPGRAGADRGAGPAVVPGPAGEQIPVELGGVTRFVPVDEITYVEAQGDYARLHTAEGSHLVRIPLSTLEERWASRGFVRIHRSHLVALGRIDELRLDAGATSVRVGAAELAVSRRHARQLRDLLMQPRNP comes from the coding sequence ATGCTGCGCGTACTGGCTGTGGACGACGAGAGACCTGCGCTCGAGGAGCTGCTCTACCTGCTGCGGGCCGACTCCCGGATCCGCAGCGCCGAGGGCGCCACCGACGCCACCGAGGCCCTGCGCCGCATCGGCCGGGCGATCGACGCCGACCCGGACGGCGACGACGGGATCGACGTCGTCTTCCTCGACATCCACATGCCCGGCCTCACCGGGCTGGACGTCGCCCGGCTGCTCGCCGGCTTCGCGCGGCCCCCGCAGATCGTCTTCGTCACCGCGCACGAGGGGTTCGCCGTGCAGGCGTTCGACCTCAAGGCGGTGGACTACGTGCTCAAGCCGGTCCGCCGGGAGCGTCTGGCCGAGGCGGTGCGCCGGGTGCGCGAACTGGTGCTCGCCCAGCACGCGGGCGGGCCGCCGGACCGGGAGCCCGGGCGCGCCGCGCCCGGGCCCGCGGAGCCCGGGCGGGCCGGGGCGGACCGGGGCGCCGGTCCGGCGGTGGTGCCGGGACCGGCCGGCGAGCAGATACCCGTCGAACTGGGCGGGGTCACCCGCTTCGTGCCGGTGGACGAGATCACCTATGTCGAGGCCCAGGGCGACTACGCCCGCCTGCACACGGCCGAGGGCTCCCATCTGGTGCGCATCCCGCTCTCCACGCTGGAGGAGCGCTGGGCGTCGCGCGGCTTCGTCCGCATCCACCGCAGCCACCTGGTCGCGCTCGGCCGCATCGACGAGCTGCGCCTGGACGCGGGGGCGACGAGTGTCCGCGTGGGGGCCGCGGAACTGGCGGTCAGCCGCCGCCACGCCCGCCAGCTCCGCGACCTGCTGATGCAGCCCCGCAATCCCTGA
- a CDS encoding zf-HC2 domain-containing protein: MSSQQPHRDVAAYALGVLEPGDALRFEEHLGGCGRCAVQLSDFSGAARAVAALAGPGRGVAPPSAGLLERLTQGVRAQRRRDGRRRLALAAVAAVLVVGTPVAVVAARGTAPVTVQRVVAKDPVSGVRASVALEDHGWGTEVAMRLTALPGPRVCRLVAIGKDGAEHPVLSWWVPDGGYGVSDGPGSAGPLDVTGGTDLHPAEIGRWEVRGENGERLLSIGG, encoded by the coding sequence ATGAGCAGCCAGCAGCCGCACCGTGATGTGGCCGCCTATGCGCTGGGCGTCCTGGAACCGGGTGACGCGCTCCGTTTCGAGGAGCATCTGGGCGGCTGCGGGCGCTGCGCCGTGCAGTTGTCGGACTTCTCGGGGGCGGCCCGCGCGGTCGCGGCGCTCGCGGGGCCGGGCCGAGGCGTGGCGCCGCCCTCCGCGGGCCTGCTGGAACGGCTGACGCAGGGGGTCCGCGCGCAGCGGCGCCGCGACGGCCGGCGGCGGCTGGCGCTGGCCGCGGTGGCGGCCGTGCTGGTGGTCGGGACGCCCGTCGCGGTGGTGGCGGCACGCGGGACGGCGCCGGTGACCGTGCAGCGGGTGGTGGCGAAGGACCCGGTGTCCGGGGTGCGGGCGTCGGTGGCGCTGGAGGACCACGGCTGGGGCACCGAGGTGGCGATGCGGCTGACGGCGCTGCCGGGACCGCGGGTCTGCCGTCTCGTTGCGATCGGCAAGGACGGGGCGGAACATCCGGTGCTGAGCTGGTGGGTGCCGGACGGGGGCTACGGGGTGTCCGACGGCCCCGGCAGCGCGGGCCCGCTGGACGTCACCGGGGGAACCGATCTGCATCCCGCCGAGATCGGCCGGTGGGAGGTCCGGGGCGAGAACGGCGAACGGCTGCTCTCGATCGGCGGCTGA
- a CDS encoding Fpg/Nei family DNA glycosylase — translation MPELPEVEALRGFLDDRLTGREIARVTPVAISVLKTYDPPLTVLEGAEVTAVERHGKWLDIGAAGLHLTVHLARAGWLRWTDEVPAAPPRPGKGPLALRTVLTDGAGFDLTEAGTTKRLAVHLVRDPSEVPQIAALGPDPLADGFDRAALAAVLAGERRQIKGALRDQKLIAGIGNAYSDEILHAARMSPFKPVQNLDEHDVDVLHEALRSTLRDAVERSRGLAAGRLKSEKKSGLRVHGRTGLPCPVCGDTVREVSFSDSSLQYCPTCQTGGKPLADRRLSRLLK, via the coding sequence ATGCCAGAACTGCCCGAGGTGGAGGCGCTCCGCGGGTTCCTCGACGACCGGCTCACCGGCCGGGAGATCGCCCGCGTGACGCCCGTGGCCATCAGTGTGCTCAAGACCTACGACCCGCCGCTGACCGTCCTGGAGGGCGCCGAGGTCACCGCCGTCGAGCGGCACGGCAAGTGGCTGGACATCGGCGCGGCCGGGCTCCACCTGACCGTGCACCTCGCCCGCGCCGGCTGGCTCCGGTGGACGGACGAGGTCCCCGCCGCGCCACCGCGCCCCGGCAAGGGGCCGCTCGCGCTGCGCACCGTCCTCACCGACGGCGCGGGCTTCGACCTCACCGAGGCGGGCACCACCAAGCGGCTCGCCGTCCACCTCGTCCGCGACCCCTCCGAGGTGCCGCAGATCGCCGCGCTGGGACCCGACCCGCTCGCCGACGGCTTCGACCGGGCGGCGCTCGCGGCCGTGCTGGCGGGCGAGCGGCGGCAGATCAAGGGCGCCCTGCGGGACCAGAAGCTGATCGCCGGCATCGGCAACGCCTACAGCGACGAGATCCTCCACGCCGCGCGGATGTCCCCGTTCAAGCCGGTCCAGAACCTCGACGAGCACGATGTGGACGTCCTCCACGAGGCGCTGCGGAGCACCCTGCGCGACGCCGTCGAACGCTCGCGCGGGCTCGCCGCGGGGCGCCTGAAGTCGGAGAAGAAGAGCGGGCTGCGGGTGCACGGCCGCACCGGCCTGCCCTGCCCCGTCTGCGGTGACACCGTGCGCGAGGTGTCGTTCAGCGACTCCTCGCTCCAGTACTGCCCCACCTGCCAGACCGGCGGCAAGCCGCTGGCCGACCGCAGGCTCTCGCGGCTGCTGAAGTGA
- a CDS encoding wax ester/triacylglycerol synthase family O-acyltransferase yields the protein MTTELLAPLDLAFWHLESAGHPMHLGALAVFGPGPEGGGHDDLPELLAARAAAIPRLRMRVADVLLPIGGSAWTMVRDFDVRRHVHQVRLDGDDFGRAVTEAAGELMERPLERGLPPWEMYLLRSADDTRCAVLVKLHHALADGMRAVAIGAGIFDEIADARATAAHRPRPVPARTPPAGARRLAGFAQSRIGELGRAVGVGASLVRASRLDPRGLPALTAAPSGTRRLATAVLPLDTVHRVRRASGGTANDVLLAVVAGALGRWMTERGDRLPAAGPRALVPVSRRRPGQPAGSGNRLSAYLLELPVAEPDPRLRLAAVREAMDRNKAAGPARGAGAVALLADQLPPLAHRFGAPLAGGAARMLFDLLVTSVPLPRAALSLGGRPLRELYPMAPLARGQSLAVALSTYGGRVHAGLVADGEAVPDVGRLAAALGEELAALDGLPGAA from the coding sequence GTGACCACTGAGCTACTCGCCCCGCTCGACCTGGCGTTCTGGCACCTGGAGTCGGCCGGGCACCCGATGCATCTGGGGGCACTCGCCGTGTTCGGCCCCGGGCCCGAGGGCGGCGGCCACGACGACCTCCCGGAGCTGCTGGCCGCCCGCGCCGCCGCGATCCCCCGGCTGCGGATGCGGGTCGCGGACGTGCTGCTGCCCATCGGCGGATCCGCCTGGACCATGGTCCGGGACTTCGACGTCCGGCGCCATGTCCACCAGGTACGGCTGGACGGCGACGACTTCGGCCGGGCCGTCACCGAAGCCGCGGGCGAGCTGATGGAGCGGCCGCTGGAGCGCGGACTGCCGCCGTGGGAGATGTATCTGCTGCGCTCCGCGGACGACACCCGGTGCGCGGTCCTCGTCAAACTCCACCACGCGCTCGCGGACGGGATGCGGGCCGTCGCCATCGGAGCCGGGATCTTCGACGAGATCGCCGACGCCCGCGCCACCGCGGCGCACCGCCCCCGCCCCGTCCCGGCCCGCACCCCGCCGGCCGGAGCGCGGCGGCTGGCCGGCTTCGCGCAGTCCCGGATCGGGGAACTGGGCCGGGCCGTCGGCGTCGGCGCATCCCTCGTCCGGGCCAGCCGTCTGGACCCCCGCGGACTGCCCGCGCTGACCGCCGCCCCCAGCGGCACCCGCAGGCTCGCCACCGCCGTGCTCCCGCTCGACACCGTGCACCGGGTGCGCCGCGCGTCCGGCGGCACGGCCAACGACGTGCTCCTCGCCGTGGTCGCCGGAGCTCTCGGACGGTGGATGACCGAACGCGGCGACCGGCTGCCCGCGGCCGGGCCGCGCGCCCTCGTCCCGGTGTCCCGGCGGCGCCCCGGGCAGCCCGCCGGCTCCGGCAACCGGCTCTCCGCCTACCTCCTCGAACTGCCCGTCGCCGAGCCGGACCCCCGGCTGCGGCTGGCGGCCGTGCGGGAGGCGATGGACCGCAACAAGGCCGCCGGACCGGCCCGCGGCGCCGGCGCCGTGGCCCTGCTCGCCGACCAGCTCCCGCCCCTGGCCCACCGCTTCGGGGCGCCGCTCGCCGGCGGCGCCGCGCGGATGCTCTTCGACCTCCTGGTGACGAGCGTCCCGCTGCCGCGCGCCGCCCTCTCCCTCGGCGGCCGCCCGCTGCGCGAGCTCTACCCGATGGCGCCCCTCGCCCGAGGCCAGTCGCTGGCCGTCGCCCTTTCCACCTACGGCGGGCGGGTGCACGCCGGACTCGTCGCCGACGGCGAGGCCGTACCCGACGTCGGGCGCCTCGCGGCCGCCCTGGGCGAGGAACTCGCCGCACTCGACGGGCTGCCCGGCGCCGCCTGA
- a CDS encoding SpoIIE family protein phosphatase, with the protein MADRAAGALSLPDDWPAHADTSLTLNGMGCFDWDLTSGLMHMDALGLDVFDLRPDEYDGHPTTLGARVPPDEGVRLDTLVTQALKRGLDRYGAYFRIRRRDGTLRWTHTQACVRRDESGRPVRIIGIVRDATQELADAAARMDADDERRRQTSVVESTTAALAHARTVEDIIELLKGSGDLKLLGAASLVMGLLESGRIHLVAEGPEGSFVPGTRYTRIDEQYPMSEVVRTLTPRFIESAEDFADSYPVLWPHISGLGISSAAYLPLIAQARPIGALGLLYRDKRGFTADERNVLVALGSSIAQSLQRAVLYEQEHDLAEGLQQAMLPRRIPEVPGAQIAVRYRSARFGRDIGGDWYDVIALPSGRVGAVIGDVQGHDTHAAAVMGQLRIVLRAYAAEGHTPATVMARASVFLDELDTDRFATCTYAEADLTTGVVQIVRAGHVDPLVRNHDGSCRRLPLPGGLPLGLSAEFGRLEYPVSTLELDPGQTLLLYTDGLVEQPGADLDDGMQLLTSLVHDGPRDLQLLADHLCEVVDERGGDDDVALLLLRRKGALAPQAGGRLQQHVAQNDAEGLRSARHMVRAAVRAWGARERADEIELAADEMITNALMHTDGGAVVTVRVLTGARRRLRVEVEDRSSALPRRRDAGEDGVSGRGLLLVDRLSDAWGVEARGSGKSVWCEFGVPERDAR; encoded by the coding sequence ATGGCTGATCGGGCAGCGGGTGCCCTGTCGCTTCCCGACGACTGGCCGGCGCACGCGGACACGAGTCTGACCCTCAACGGCATGGGCTGCTTCGACTGGGACCTCACCAGCGGCCTCATGCACATGGACGCGCTCGGCCTCGACGTCTTCGACCTGCGTCCCGACGAGTACGACGGCCACCCCACCACGCTCGGCGCGCGGGTGCCGCCGGACGAGGGCGTACGGCTGGACACCCTGGTGACGCAGGCCCTCAAGCGGGGGCTCGACCGGTACGGCGCCTACTTCCGCATCCGCCGCCGCGACGGCACGCTGCGCTGGACCCACACCCAGGCGTGCGTCCGGCGCGACGAGAGCGGCCGCCCTGTGCGCATCATCGGCATCGTGCGCGACGCCACCCAGGAGCTCGCCGACGCCGCCGCCCGGATGGACGCCGACGACGAACGACGGCGGCAGACGAGCGTCGTCGAGTCGACCACCGCCGCCCTCGCGCACGCGCGGACGGTCGAGGACATCATCGAGCTGCTCAAGGGCTCCGGAGACCTCAAACTCCTCGGCGCGGCCAGCCTGGTCATGGGCCTGCTCGAATCGGGCCGGATCCACCTGGTCGCGGAGGGCCCCGAGGGCTCCTTCGTGCCCGGCACCCGCTACACCCGCATCGACGAGCAGTACCCGATGAGCGAGGTCGTCCGCACCCTCACGCCCCGCTTCATCGAATCGGCCGAGGACTTCGCCGACTCCTACCCCGTGCTCTGGCCGCACATCAGCGGGCTGGGCATCTCCTCCGCCGCCTACCTCCCGCTGATCGCGCAGGCCCGGCCCATCGGCGCGCTCGGGCTGCTGTACCGGGACAAGCGCGGGTTCACCGCCGACGAGCGCAACGTGCTCGTGGCGCTCGGCAGCAGCATCGCGCAGAGCCTCCAGCGCGCGGTCCTCTACGAGCAGGAGCACGACCTCGCCGAAGGGCTCCAGCAGGCGATGCTGCCCCGCCGGATCCCCGAGGTGCCCGGGGCGCAGATCGCGGTGCGCTACCGCTCGGCGCGCTTCGGCCGCGACATCGGCGGCGACTGGTACGACGTCATCGCGCTGCCCAGCGGACGGGTCGGGGCCGTCATCGGCGACGTCCAGGGCCACGACACCCACGCGGCCGCCGTCATGGGACAGCTCCGCATCGTGCTGCGGGCCTACGCGGCCGAGGGCCACACGCCGGCGACGGTGATGGCCCGCGCCTCCGTCTTCCTGGACGAGCTGGACACCGACCGCTTCGCCACCTGCACCTACGCGGAGGCCGACCTGACCACCGGGGTGGTGCAGATCGTGCGGGCCGGCCACGTCGACCCGCTGGTCAGGAACCACGACGGGAGCTGCCGCCGGCTGCCGCTGCCCGGCGGGCTGCCGCTCGGGCTCTCGGCCGAGTTCGGCCGGCTCGAATACCCGGTCAGCACCCTCGAACTCGACCCCGGGCAGACGCTCCTGCTGTACACCGACGGACTGGTCGAACAGCCCGGCGCCGACCTCGACGACGGGATGCAGCTGCTCACCTCGCTGGTGCACGACGGCCCCCGCGACCTCCAGCTCCTGGCCGACCACCTGTGCGAGGTCGTCGACGAACGGGGCGGCGACGACGACGTGGCGCTGCTGCTCCTGCGCCGCAAGGGCGCCCTCGCCCCGCAGGCGGGCGGCCGGCTCCAGCAGCACGTCGCCCAGAACGACGCGGAGGGCCTGCGCTCGGCACGGCACATGGTGCGGGCGGCGGTGCGCGCCTGGGGCGCCCGGGAGCGCGCCGACGAGATCGAGCTCGCCGCCGACGAGATGATCACCAACGCGCTGATGCACACCGACGGCGGGGCCGTGGTCACCGTGCGCGTCCTCACCGGTGCCCGGCGGCGGCTCAGGGTCGAGGTGGAGGACCGTTCCAGCGCCCTGCCCCGGCGCAGGGACGCGGGGGAGGACGGCGTCTCCGGACGCGGACTGCTGCTGGTGGACCGGCTCTCGGACGCCTGGGGCGTCGAGGCGCGGGGGAGCGGCAAGAGCGTGTGGTGCGAGTTCGGCGTCCCCGAACGGGACGCACGCTGA
- a CDS encoding DUF6777 domain-containing protein — protein MHRLYAAAAAVCVGLLATGCGGGERESASGELLLQALAAPGPDPFTASTARSGAAFTPPPVTPAPKSPSGNGTTLRTISGSTPGLYAGIQETPGCDVEAQIRLLGKDKARARAFADGAGVEAGDIASFLRGLTPVQVRADTRVTGHGFDGGRAAAHQGVLQAGTAVLVDQYGSPRVRCAAGSPLRQPIAVTTAVVPKGKPWSGYRADRVIVVKPATQVVNNLLIVNLADGSWIERPTGTDGEEDARPEVLPPVDAAEVFSDLSRTGAAGTDAAGTPSPSEAPAPAEPQPVPDAPAPAPAEPQDQPVPAPDEAPLDEDPLPLPAEPGSGLPDTGTGPDAAPAPDVHQG, from the coding sequence ATGCATCGTCTGTACGCGGCGGCCGCCGCGGTGTGCGTGGGCCTGCTGGCCACCGGCTGCGGCGGCGGGGAGCGGGAGTCCGCGTCGGGGGAACTGCTCCTCCAGGCGCTCGCCGCCCCCGGCCCCGACCCCTTCACCGCCTCCACCGCACGGTCGGGCGCCGCCTTCACACCCCCGCCCGTGACCCCGGCGCCCAAGAGCCCCTCCGGGAACGGCACCACCCTGCGGACGATCTCGGGCTCCACCCCCGGCCTCTACGCCGGGATCCAGGAGACCCCCGGCTGCGACGTCGAGGCCCAGATCCGCCTGCTGGGCAAGGACAAGGCCCGCGCCCGGGCCTTCGCCGACGGCGCCGGCGTCGAGGCGGGCGACATCGCCTCCTTCCTGCGCGGACTGACCCCCGTCCAGGTGCGCGCCGACACCCGGGTCACCGGGCACGGCTTCGACGGCGGCCGCGCCGCCGCCCACCAGGGCGTCCTCCAGGCCGGCACGGCCGTCCTGGTGGACCAGTACGGATCGCCCCGGGTGCGCTGCGCCGCCGGCAGCCCGCTGCGGCAGCCGATCGCCGTCACCACCGCCGTCGTGCCCAAGGGCAAGCCGTGGTCCGGCTACCGCGCCGACCGGGTGATCGTGGTCAAGCCCGCCACCCAGGTCGTCAACAACCTCCTCATCGTCAACCTCGCCGACGGGAGCTGGATCGAGCGGCCCACCGGCACCGACGGCGAGGAGGACGCCCGCCCCGAGGTGCTGCCGCCGGTGGACGCCGCCGAGGTCTTCTCCGACCTGTCGCGCACCGGTGCCGCCGGCACCGACGCCGCCGGCACCCCGAGCCCCTCCGAGGCGCCCGCCCCCGCCGAGCCGCAGCCGGTGCCCGACGCGCCCGCGCCCGCCCCCGCCGAGCCCCAGGACCAGCCGGTGCCCGCACCGGACGAGGCGCCCCTCGACGAGGACCCGCTGCCCCTGCCCGCCGAGCCCGGCAGCGGTCTCCCGGACACCGGTACCGGGCCCGACGCGGCTCCCGCACCCGACGTCCACCAGGGCTGA